The Diadema setosum chromosome 12, eeDiaSeto1, whole genome shotgun sequence genome has a segment encoding these proteins:
- the LOC140235565 gene encoding uncharacterized protein produces the protein MEPLKSARPQRVAATKPKNYGPASRKITTQVHSKSPPNPNAKVASPTPLTPAAVQRESLDGQATTSDAESVELVPDDVTNMAAGSTSVDEENTQHAVPHEKEGNAMASTPTHILTPGYLDIYFKQATDRFHSMIQKAVDQCLEKLTTLESSVDASIQFERKRVDAIEENQKLMESKMKMMEKEVAELRSEVMKNKIAANKSERISRRNNVRIVGVPEPPQEQREDCVEAVEGLLRSKFEMETKLERAHRDGRKVEGRPRHILVRFLSYREKVDVMRRAREALKDERCFVVDDLTQSDLEEKRKWRDQVQEMYKKGTKLSFYAGKWRQHGGIPFNFK, from the coding sequence ATGGAACCACTGAAGTCTGCTCGTCCACAGCGGGTGGCCGCTACCAAGCCGAAAAACTATGGTCCTGCATCGAGAAAAATCACTACCCAGGTACATTCAAAAAGCCCGCCAAATCCCAACGCGAAGGTTGCCAGCCCCACGCCACTGACTCCGGCCGCCGTGCAGCGAGAGTCATTAGACGGTCAGGCAACAACCAGCGATGCGGAATCAGTGGAACTAGTACCTgatgacgtcacaaatatggCCGCCGGATCCACATCGGTAGATGAAGAGAACACGCAACACGCCGTTCCCCACGAGAAGGAAGGCAATGCCATGGCCTCAACACCTACCCATATCCTTACACCAGGATACTTGGATATATACTTCAAGCAGGCAACAGATCGTTTCCACTCTATGATCCAGAAAGCAGTGGACCAATGTCTTGAGAAGCTGACCACATTGGAATCCAGTGTTGATGCCTCCATACAATTCGAAAGGAAGCGTGTCGACGCTATTGAGGAAAATCAAAAGTTGATggaaagcaaaatgaaaatgatggaaAAGGAAGTCGCCGAGCTCCGTTCTGAggtaatgaaaaataaaattgcgGCGAACAAAAGCGAAAGAATCTCCAGGCGGAACAACGTTCGCATCGTTGGAGTCCCGGAACCACCACAGGAGCAGAGGGAAGATTGCGTTGAAGCTGTTGAAGGCTTACTGCGATCCAAGTTCGAGATGGAAACGAAACTGGAACGAGCCCATCGTGATGGTCGTAAGGTTGAAGGCCGTCCAAGGCACATCCTAGTTAGATTTCTCTCATACCGAGAAAAGGTAGATGTGATGCGTCGTGCCCGGGAGGCCTTAAAGGATGAGCGATGCTTCGTCGTCGACGACCTCACCCAGAGTGACCTGGAGGAAAAACGAAAATGGAGGGATCAAGTCCAAGAAATGTACAAAAAAGGGACCAAACTCAGTTTTTATGCCGGGAAATGGCGCCAACATGGAGGCATTCCCTTCAACTTCAAGTGA